The sequence below is a genomic window from Dioscorea cayenensis subsp. rotundata cultivar TDr96_F1 chromosome 6, TDr96_F1_v2_PseudoChromosome.rev07_lg8_w22 25.fasta, whole genome shotgun sequence.
gATCTAGAGATGAAGGTATTAATTCTCAAGCCAGAACTGAGCTTGAAGTTTGTCAATAATTTCCTTGCTAACTTGGAAGGCCTTGGCTAGAACAATATCAGAAATGGGAGGCTTTGATCCAAACACAGCATTAGCAATTGTGATTGTTCCAGGGTTCTGACTACCCAACCCTGCAAATGCAACTGCATTTGAATGCTCATAATTGAACTGGAAGTGTATAAGACCTTGTGGAAATACGAAAAGCATCACCCTCGTATAAGATCTTAGAAAAGAGCGTATTATTAGGGTTCGAAGTGATGAAACCGACGTAAAGAGTGCCTTTAAGAACAACGAGGATTTCAGTAGCTCGAGGATGAGTATGAGGAGGGTTAAGTCCACCAGGAGCATAGTCTATGCGAACTAAAGACACACCAAGAGTGTTTAACCCTGGTATTTGAGCTACATTGGCTTG
It includes:
- the LOC120263589 gene encoding LOW QUALITY PROTEIN: putative germin-like protein 2-1 (The sequence of the model RefSeq protein was modified relative to this genomic sequence to represent the inferred CDS: deleted 1 base in 1 codon) encodes the protein MASAPTQTFIFLAFFALLTSSLCFASDPSPLQDFCVADAASNVFVNGFVCKNPAIVKANDFFLSGLNKPGDTSNPVGSNVTQANVAQIPGLNTLGVSLVRIDYAPGGLNPPHTHPRATEILVVLKGTLYVGFITSNPNNTLFSKILYEGDLFVFPQGLIHFQFNYEHSNAVAFAGLGSQNPGTITIANAVFGSKPPISDIVLAKAFQVSKEIIDKLQAQFWLEN